CCCTGGCCGCGGCCATAGACGCCAAGGACCATTATACCCACGGCCATACCAGCAGAGTCACGAATGTCAGCCTTTTGGTGGCAAAGAAATACGCGGAAAAACACAAAAACATAAGTGACCCGCACTTCATCGAGAACGTCCAGATCGCCAGCCTTTTGCACGATATCGGCAAGATCGGAGTCCCGGAAAGTATCCTCAATAAACAAGGCCCTTTGACCGATGAGGAAAGAAAGAAGATAAACGAGCATCCGATGATAGGCGTGAATATTTTAACCAGTATCCATGAATTAAAAGATGCCATCCAGGGAGTAAAATACCATCACGAACGGTATGACGGCAAAGGTTATCCCGAAGGGCTAAAAGGGGAGGCGATACCGCTGATCGCCGCTATAATCACTATCGCCGATTCTTACGACGCAATGGTCTCTGACCGGCCCTACCGGTCTGGAATGTCTAAGGATAAAGCCATTGAAGAGATAAAACGCTGCACCGGAGCTCAATTCACCCCCGAAATAGCGTCCCTGTTCCTTGAACTCTACCAGGAAGGCAAAGTTTAAGCCATGACCAAGAAAAATATCATCCTGTTGTACATCTCGGAAATATCCGGCCACCGCAGCGCGGCAGTGGCTATAGAAAAATCACTCAAGTTGCTATCGCATAACGCCGATATATTAAACCTTAACGGCTTCCGCTACACCAATCCCATATCCGAGAAGATCGTCAACCGCATATATTCAGCGGTGATCAAAAACACCCCCAAGATCTGGGATTATATGTACGATAACCCAAAGGTAAAGAAAAAACTCGATAAGATCAAAAATTCCATCCACAAGATGAACTCCCCGAAATTAAAGAAACTGTTCGCCGGATTCTCCCCGAACGCAGTGGTCTGCACCCAGGCATTCCCCTGCGGGATGGTCGCCGACTACAAAAAAACATACAACTCCAACCTGCCGCTGATCGCTGTGCTTACTGATTTTGTCCCGCATTCATATTGGATCTACGATACTGTCGATTATTACATCGTCCCTTCAGAAGAGGTGGCGGAAAAACTGGCCAAAAAAGGCGTGCCCAGCCACAAGATAAAGCCGTTCGGCATACCGTTCAATCCGGACTTTAACGCCGCGGTCGACAAAGAAAAGATAAAACATAAGCTTAACCTGGATCCTGAGGTAAAAACCATACTGATAATGGGCGGCGGACAGGGGCTGGGGCCGATCAAAACCATAGTAAAATCCCTGGAACGGGTAAAAGAACCGATACAGGAATTGATCGTTACCGGCACAAACAGGAAACTATATCATTCGCTTAAAAAGAAAATACGCAAATATAAGAAAAAGATACAGCTTTTCGGATACGCCAATAACGTAAACGAATTAATGGTGGCTTCGGATATCGTGATAACCAAACCCGGAGGAATAACCACCTCTGAGGCGCTGGCCAAAAGGCTGCCGATACTGATATTAAAACCCCTGCCCGGACAGGAAATGAACAACTGCACATACCTGGTCCAGCAAAAAGCCGGGATCAGGATCGACAAACCCCAAAAGATACATCATATTATCGACGAGCTGATCGCGAATCCGGATAAATTAGACAGCCTTTCACAGGCCGCCGGCCGCATCTCAAAACCAGAGGCGAGCCTTGACATAGCCAGGTTCGTGCTTAACCTTCATTAAAAATGACCAGTTATTTGCTTTATAAACTCGGCGAATTAATTACCTTAGCGGTCCCTTTAAGGATCGGTTATAAGATCGCGGCGTTCTTCTCAGACCTGCATTACTTTTTTGCCAAGGTTGACCGGGCCGAGGTAACCGCCAACTTAAAGACCATATTCCCGGATAAAACCGACAAGGAAATCGGAAGGATCAGGAGAATGATCTTCCGTAATTTCGCCAAATACCTGGTTGATTTTTTCCGTTATCCTTTGGTAAACAAGGCATATATCGATAAAAACGTCAGGGTAGCCAACCAGCATTATTTTGACGAGGCGTTAGCCAGAGGCAAAGGCGTGATAGTCCTCACCGCCCATATCGGCAACTGGGAATTGGGAGGGGTGACCATAGGGCTTTTAGGCTATCCTTTCTGGGTGGTGGCCCTGGCGCATAAAAATAAAAAGGTCGATGAATTCTTTAACAAACGCAGGGAAAGCATGGGGATGAAGGTTATCCCATTCGCCAAAGCCGCGCGTCAGTGCTTTAAAGTCATAAAAGATAACCAGATGGTGGCCCTGGTCGGGGACAAAGATTACACTAAAGATGGCGGGGTAATCGTGGATTTCTTCGGGAAACCCACATCGCTTCCCCAGGGACCGGCGGCGTTCTCACTGATGACCGGCGCGGTCATCCTGCCCGGATTTATGCTCAGGGAACCGGACGACAGTTTCACCCTGTACATGGAAAAGCCGCTAGAGCCTGACCCGTCCAAAGATTACAAAAATGAAAATGACCTTAAAGAAATGGTCAACCGGTACAAGACGATCCTGGAAGACTATATAAAAAAATACCCGGACCAATGGTATATGTTCCGCGAATTCCGGGTAAAGAACAACAAGAAATGAGAACCTGCGTACTGATCCCCACTCATAACGAAGCCAAGAATATCGCCGCTCTGGTCGAGAATATCCGGGGGCAAAAAATGGATATCCTGGTCATCGACGACGGCTCATCCGATAATACCGCGGGTCTTGCCGAGGACAACGGAGCGGAAGTCATAAAAAACCCGCGTAACCTCGGTAAAGGAGCATCGTTGATCAAAGGCTTCGAACATATCCTAACTGCCGGCTTTGACGCGTGCATTACCATGGACGGCGACGGACAGCACCGGCCGGAAGAAATATCGAGCTTCATTCAGGAAGCCGCAAACTCCGATGCCGGGATAATAATCGGCAACCGTATGGCTAAAAGCGCTAATATGCCCCTTATCCGGGTGTTCACCAATAAATTCATGTCCTGGCTTATTTCCAAGATCGCCCGCCAGGACATATGCGACAGCCAATGTGGATTCAGATTGATCCGAAAAGAAGTCCTGAAAAAGATAAAACTGCACAGTGCCAAATTTGAGATCGAATCCGAAATAATAATCGAAGCCAGCCGTAACGGATTTAAGATCGCGTCGGTCCCGATCACCTCGGTCTACATTAACGAAACCAGCCATATAAACCCGGTTACCGATACACTGCGCTTCCTGCGTTTCCTTTATAAACGGGTATCTGGGCGGCGCTCAAACCGGACGCGAAACAATGATTAGCGCCATATTGGAAGGCCTTAAAAACACCCCCCGCGACTTGATCGTGATGCTCGTCGCCGCGCTCCCCATAGCGGAATTACGCGGCGCGATACCGTTGGCATGGTCAATGGGGATGTCAATGCAAAAAGCCTTCTGGCTTTCTGTTATCGGCAACGCTCTTCCGGTAATCCCGATCCTGTTCCTGCTAAAACCGGTTTCCGCCAAGTTAAGCAGGCTGAAGGTATTCAAACGTTTTTTTGACTGGCTTTTTGAACGCACTATGAAAAAAGCTAATACTGTCCAAAAATGGGAAACATTGGGGCTTGCTATATTGGTAGCCATACCTTTACCAATGACCGGCGCCTGGACAGGGGCCATAGCCGCGTCATTGCTTAAAATGAGACTGCGTTACGCGCTCATCGGCTGCATCCTGGGGATACTCGGGGCAGGGGTGATCGTAACCATTCTCTGCGCTCTGGGTATAATGAGCTGGAAGGCGGTAACACAATGATACAAGTCTATACGGGAAACGGCAAAGGTAAAACCACCGCGGCGATAGGCCTGGCAGTAAGAGCCTGCGGCGCCGGGTTAAAGGTATATATCGCCCAATTCATCAAAGGCAAGAATTACAGCGAGATCAAGGCGTTAAGGAAGTTCCGGCCTAACCTGACCATCGAGCAATTCGGCAGGGGAACCTTTATAAAAATCCCGGGGCCGGTTGACCGCGATCTGGCGGTAAAAGGCCTAAAGAAAGTAAAACAGATATTATCCGAGAACAGGTTCGACCTGATCATCCTGGATGAGATCAATAACGCGCTGGAGATCAAGCTGTTGGAACTGCCCAGCGTCCTAAAATTGCTGGGGATGGCGCCTAAAGAGACCGAAATAGTCCTTACCGGCAGGAACGCGCACCCGGATATAATCGCGAAAGCCGACCTGGTCAGCGAGATAAACGAGGTAAAGCATTATTTTAAGGACGGCGTTAAAGC
The Candidatus Omnitrophota bacterium genome window above contains:
- a CDS encoding cob(I)yrinic acid a,c-diamide adenosyltransferase; translation: MIQVYTGNGKGKTTAAIGLAVRACGAGLKVYIAQFIKGKNYSEIKALRKFRPNLTIEQFGRGTFIKIPGPVDRDLAVKGLKKVKQILSENRFDLIILDEINNALEIKLLELPSVLKLLGMAPKETEIVLTGRNAHPDIIAKADLVSEINEVKHYFKDGVKARRGIEF
- a CDS encoding glycosyltransferase is translated as MTKKNIILLYISEISGHRSAAVAIEKSLKLLSHNADILNLNGFRYTNPISEKIVNRIYSAVIKNTPKIWDYMYDNPKVKKKLDKIKNSIHKMNSPKLKKLFAGFSPNAVVCTQAFPCGMVADYKKTYNSNLPLIAVLTDFVPHSYWIYDTVDYYIVPSEEVAEKLAKKGVPSHKIKPFGIPFNPDFNAAVDKEKIKHKLNLDPEVKTILIMGGGQGLGPIKTIVKSLERVKEPIQELIVTGTNRKLYHSLKKKIRKYKKKIQLFGYANNVNELMVASDIVITKPGGITTSEALAKRLPILILKPLPGQEMNNCTYLVQQKAGIRIDKPQKIHHIIDELIANPDKLDSLSQAAGRISKPEASLDIARFVLNLH
- a CDS encoding glycosyltransferase family 2 protein encodes the protein MRTCVLIPTHNEAKNIAALVENIRGQKMDILVIDDGSSDNTAGLAEDNGAEVIKNPRNLGKGASLIKGFEHILTAGFDACITMDGDGQHRPEEISSFIQEAANSDAGIIIGNRMAKSANMPLIRVFTNKFMSWLISKIARQDICDSQCGFRLIRKEVLKKIKLHSAKFEIESEIIIEASRNGFKIASVPITSVYINETSHINPVTDTLRFLRFLYKRVSGRRSNRTRNND
- a CDS encoding small multi-drug export protein; this translates as MISAILEGLKNTPRDLIVMLVAALPIAELRGAIPLAWSMGMSMQKAFWLSVIGNALPVIPILFLLKPVSAKLSRLKVFKRFFDWLFERTMKKANTVQKWETLGLAILVAIPLPMTGAWTGAIAASLLKMRLRYALIGCILGILGAGVIVTILCALGIMSWKAVTQ
- a CDS encoding lysophospholipid acyltransferase family protein, translating into MTSYLLYKLGELITLAVPLRIGYKIAAFFSDLHYFFAKVDRAEVTANLKTIFPDKTDKEIGRIRRMIFRNFAKYLVDFFRYPLVNKAYIDKNVRVANQHYFDEALARGKGVIVLTAHIGNWELGGVTIGLLGYPFWVVALAHKNKKVDEFFNKRRESMGMKVIPFAKAARQCFKVIKDNQMVALVGDKDYTKDGGVIVDFFGKPTSLPQGPAAFSLMTGAVILPGFMLREPDDSFTLYMEKPLEPDPSKDYKNENDLKEMVNRYKTILEDYIKKYPDQWYMFREFRVKNNKK